The region GCAGTTGAAGCCATAGAGAAGGTAGAAGGCTCCATTACACCATTCCCCGGTGGTATCGTGGCCAGCGGCTCCAAACCAGGTGCCAACAAGTACACTTTCCTCAAAGCAACAGCAAACGAAAAGTTCTGCCCCTCCATCAGGGACCAGATTGAGGATACCCAGATCCCAGAAGGTGTGGGAGCAGTTTACGAGATCGTTATCAATGGTGTCAGCGAGGAAGCAATCTCCAGCGCAATGTCAGCCGGTATAAAGGCATCCGTAAAAGTTCCGGGTATCAAGAAGATTTCTGCAGGCAACTACGGCGGAAACCTTGGCCCCTACAAATTCAATCTTCATGACCTCGTATGATACGGGTTCCTCTTTTTTCTTTTTTCGGATTCGGTAATGATGCTTGAAAATGAACCCTCTGAGCGTATCGATTCGCGTGCATTGAAATCTTGGTTTGTAAGCGGACTCTTGATAGGTATTATCCTCTTTTCAATTCCAGCAGCATACATTTTTCTGATAGGTCCTGCGTGGGATTTGCCACGAGAGTGGGGCTGGATAGGCATAGCACTGGTGACAGTATTCACATTATGGTCGGCAATAATTGCACCCCAACTCAGGATACGTTTCTGGCGCTATGAAATAAGAGAAAATGAAGTCGACATTCAGAATGGAATTTTCATTATCAGAAGAACTCTTATTCCCATGGTCAGGATTCAGCATGTTGATACTGAACATGGTCCTGTGATGAGATTTTTCGGGCTGGCAACATTAAGGATCTCTACAGCTGCTACAGACCACTACATTCCCGCTTTATCAAGGGAAAAAGCTGCAGAGCTCATGGGAGAAATAGCAGCTCTTGCAAGAGTAAGTGATGAAGATGTCTGAATATAAACGCCAGCATCCATTCATGATTATTCTGGAGACGGTCAAAAGCATAATATATGCAATACCACCAGTGTTCTTCTTTGCATTATCAACAAGGAATGAATTGAGTAGTGTGGATATTCCTTTTCTGGCTGCTATTGCTTTGATCGCAACCCTTACCTATTCTACAGCAAAATGGTATCTTTTCACCTATCAGTATGAAAACGGCTACCTGCACATAAGAAAGGGATTGTTGTTTAAAAAGGAAAGATCAATCAAGAGGGAAAGAGTCCAGACAGTTAATGTAATCACAAATTTTATACAAAAACTCCTGGGGATCACAAGTTTACATGTCAAAACAGCCGGCAGTACAGAAGCAGAACTGTCCCTCACTGCTATAACCCTGCAGGAAAGCCAGAACATAAAGACCTATTTAGAAAACCATGCAACAGACAGGTCCAGCAAAAATCATACAGAGGAATCAGAAACCAGGAACGCCAATGTAAATACTTACAATGTCCCACTATGGAACCTGCTTCTGGCAGGAGCCACTTCAGGAAGGTTCATGTTGCTTTTTTCTCTTATAGCAGCTGCATTATCCCAGCTTTATCCATATATTCCTGAAAGATATCTAGGGCTTGTTCTTGAGCAGGTAATTTCCCAGAACAATGTCAATATCAGTCTACTTCTGATACTAATATTTGGATTATTGCTGCTTTCGTGGATCATATCAACCCTGGTCTTTGCAATCCAATACGCCAATTTCACCCTACAACGCCAGGAAGATGACATCCGGATATCTTACGGCCTTATTGAACAAAAGGAATACAACCTGAATATGAAACGAATTCAGGCCCTGTCTGTAAAGAAGAGTTTGTTGCGACAGCCTTTCAGCCTGTGTTCCATCTATGCAGAGGTTGCCGGAGGCAGCTCTGAAAAACAGGATTATGTGACTACATTATATCCCCTGCTGCATGCAAGACAACTGTCAAAATTCATGGACAATATGTTCCCCGAATACAGTATC is a window of Methanohalophilus mahii DSM 5219 DNA encoding:
- a CDS encoding PH domain-containing protein, with the translated sequence MMLENEPSERIDSRALKSWFVSGLLIGIILFSIPAAYIFLIGPAWDLPREWGWIGIALVTVFTLWSAIIAPQLRIRFWRYEIRENEVDIQNGIFIIRRTLIPMVRIQHVDTEHGPVMRFFGLATLRISTAATDHYIPALSREKAAELMGEIAALARVSDEDV
- a CDS encoding PH domain-containing protein — translated: MKMSEYKRQHPFMIILETVKSIIYAIPPVFFFALSTRNELSSVDIPFLAAIALIATLTYSTAKWYLFTYQYENGYLHIRKGLLFKKERSIKRERVQTVNVITNFIQKLLGITSLHVKTAGSTEAELSLTAITLQESQNIKTYLENHATDRSSKNHTEESETRNANVNTYNVPLWNLLLAGATSGRFMLLFSLIAAALSQLYPYIPERYLGLVLEQVISQNNVNISLLLILIFGLLLLSWIISTLVFAIQYANFTLQRQEDDIRISYGLIEQKEYNLNMKRIQALSVKKSLLRQPFSLCSIYAEVAGGSSEKQDYVTTLYPLLHARQLSKFMDNMFPEYSIPEDMHPLPLRSRKRYIIRLVVPVLVIVLLLQLVPYGWVSLLVLPPAFLLGLSRYNTGGTAILEEQLTLRFRNIHRYQVFVLRDHIQTMQISSNPFQRMSDLDTIRISVLSSRGGNRFTIADVDREESGKIWNWFSRN